The genomic region CACAACAGGCCAATAGTGACTGAAATTAATTAAAGTGTTCTTTCTTTATTCATTACTCCGTAATTATCAAATTATGGGTCCTACAACCAGGACGTTCTTATTTGGCAGGATCTATCATTACTTTCTGGCCATAAAAATATAAATCGAAATAGTTCCTTTTTAAGAATATATAACTGTACAAGTGTGTACTAATTTGATACTTAACTTATCAATATCATATAAAATCAATTCCATAAATAAATAAGATATATTACTTTAATATTTTTTATGTGTGCATGTAAgatgaaaaattaaataaaaagtaaaagttaaaactaTAAAATAAACTAAATTAcagaatatataataaaaataatatttcattAATCTGCGTGCATTTTTTATGTGTAACAATAAAATTAAATTGGAACTGCGAGACTGCGAGAGTATTATCTTAGCATAATAAACATCTCCTATAGTTTAGGCTCATATTTGGTTGGTTTATTTTAGATCTTATTGTCTTCAATGTTTTGTTAGTTTATCATTTAAACATATTATGTATTACgagtaattttttttataatttgttATTATGAGAGTTCTATGTGAAAAGAGTCGTGAATTAGTTTTTTTTAAGGCAAAATTAAAACAATTACTCCGTATATTAATAGAATAGTAATTCAACAATTACATATCAAGCATGGAGATGATTGCTTGAGCCTTAAACGGTCATTTTAGAGGCAAAAAACATCCAGAACCAAAACATCGAAAAAACTAAACACACACGAGATACAACAGATCAATATCAACTATATATTGTAGTTCATGCGGTAGTGGTATGTCTCTCTTAGCGAGAGATTAGGAGTTCGACATCCATGGGGTgaaacattgcacacaaggttgtgcTTTTACCCTCAAATTCCATCCaagggtgccttccgcacatcgcgttgcggaGGCAGTGAGGGGGAGAGTTTAACCGCCCATGACCTTGGATTGGACCAGGTTTCCTCCTTGGCAGCAATtgagggcgggttatgcaactgcgagaGATGAACCCGTGGGTGGTTAAGTCTCCTCGGTGATGCCGTACTGCTATTAAAAAAACTACAGATAACGATTGACAATCCATTAATAGCTTTTTATTTTAATTTCATTGACCGCCATCTGGATAGTCCAACTATTGACCGCCGTCATTGTTAGCTATCTACAGGGATTACGTTTATTTTTGAGCCCGTTTCTTTCTTCATTAGTTTGCTTTTTAGTTCGTTGTATATGTAATTGTGGAGGTTTAGGCATAACTCATTCATCAAGAATAAGACCCTTCTCAAGTTGATACCGTATTATCATGAGATAGATCTTGATTGATTTTGGCCATGTTTAGTTGTGAAATGGTGCCAGAATTAAATCAAAATTATACCCTTTTCCATTCATCAATGATCAATTCATGCTTGGATGTTGGAAAATTGGTCATCATGCATTTTAGCTATAGCCAAAATTAGATGTTGGATCAACGTGAATTTTAGCTATAGCTTTTTATATAAGTATACCTTTGACCGTGTTAGAGAAAAAATAATCTCGATTTATCAAAATAATAATCATGATTTACTCAAGCTTGAAATGAACGACGAAGGGGAGTGGAAGGGTCAATAAATAGAAAAGGAGAGCAAAAAAATGATGAATTTACTCTCTCACGTGCCTGACATGTGATTGACTTTAACGAAAATTATTAATGGACGTTTGATAAAATAATACTCCCAAAAGGTGGAAGAACTTAGAACATTGACTTTGAAATACTGCAAAGAAAGACAAACCTCACAATAAGTCGTATACTATAAATATGTATTTGATTAATAAGGTTATTGATCTAGTGATATATGGTGCACTTTTTATTTGTGAGGTTGTGTGCTTTTTATTTGTGAGGTTGTGTGCTTAAGTTGTTTATGAACAAATGTGTATATATTCATGATAAGCGGTGGGTATTTGACTCTCTAAGAATGTATATTTAGTTAGTAAAGTTGATTGATTGATTTCCATTGAATAAAGTCAAATTAGTTAAGTATAAATTCTTTATTGTTGCATCAACTATCAAAGTACGTTTAACCAcatatttaacttgtaattacaggtTTTTTCACACATCTCCAATATGTTATCAAGCTAACATAACAATTCGAATAATATATTGGATACGATCGAACTTATTATATTTTGTAGCCATTGTATTAATGCACTTGCAAGTTCCAAATGTATTACACGAAGATCAAATATTAAGCACTTAATTGGCTGGTCTAGTAAAACCAAAAAAAGAAAACCAAATACGAGAAACAAATCAATCATCAATACATTTATACATTTAAAATATTCTCAATCTCAATCTTAATatcttaaaaaaataatgataaaagaaTAAATATAACTACTAACAGAAAGAAACAAACAACCTAGAGGCTCCATAAAGACATGTCACCACAAAATTCTACATCATCCATAAAGTTGCCATACCCCACAGTCTGAGGTGGCGGTACCATGAGTGCTTCCGCCATACTGTCAATAAAACCAGGTAATTCCTCCTCATCCACGTAAGCCGAATTTTCCGGCAGTTCATTTATttcctcattattattattattttcattattttcaaTCACAGTTACCACCTCTTCCGACGTGTCACGGAACATCTCAGCCGCTTCCATCGCACTTTTTTGTATATCAGTCACATTGTTAGATTCCGGTACCGGCAACCGCCAAACAGAGTCAGCAAAATTCAAACAAGAGGAAGGACCTCTTAAGGCTAAAACTGCCACGTCATGTGCCCTAGCTGCCATCTCAGCAGTTGGATGTGTCCCTAACCACACTCTTGATTGTGTGGTCGGATGTCTTACTTCACATACCCACTTACCTTTGTCCCTACTTCTTACTCCCCGATAAACCGGGTGTCGTGTTTCCTTAAACTTCTTCCTTCCGGCCCGTTTTTTCGGGTTTTCGGATGCTAGTTTCACTTCAGGTTCTGAATAACTTGAACTTGAATAGCTGTCTGCATTAACAGCATCTATGTCCATTTGTAATTGTATCCTAGCGAGACGTTTTACACCTCTGTTCTAACCAAATTGCTCGACGAAAAGATTCTGCCAAACGCGAATATGTCATTTGAGACAGCAAGGTTGCATCTACTTCCACAAAAAATAGGAATCTTGATTTGGCGGGTCATGCAAGAAAGAATTCCGGTTAGAGTTGAGCTAGACAAACGTGGGGTTGATATGGACTCGGTTAGATGTCCGGTATGCGACGATGATATCGAGACGGCTGAACACACTTTCTTGCATTGTGAGTTCGCAAAGGATATTTGGAGTCGAATCTTTAGATGGTGGGGATCTAATCGGCATATGTACTCGTGTCTGGGGGATATGTTCAAGGGTGATATTGGTGGTTCCAAATCCAAGTTGTGGCAATCTATCGAATGGGTTTGCGGGTATCATATATGGAGAAATCGAAATCTTACCTTATTCCAACGAAAAAGAGGGAATGGTCCGATGGCTTTAAACGAGGTTCAAATAAAATCGTTCGAGTGGATTTCCAAAAGAGTGAGAAAGTGTTCCTTCGAATGGAGTCAATGGCTTATTAACCCGAGTTCTTACGATGATCAAGTTTAATTTATATTGTACTGTTCAAAGTCTTGTGCATCCTGTCATATTTTTTAGTGTGATATGACTTGTAGGTATAGAGGTTGCTATCCTCTGCTTTTCTACTTGTTTCGAATTGTTCCTGATAAGCATGATCTCTAATGCTTATCCCACTGTAATTTTTTATATAATGAAATtcgttgcttttcaaaaaaaaaaaaaaaaattgtagaagTTAACTTCAAGTGTAGCTAGTGAAGTGAAGTGAAGTGTGAAAGTGCTTGAGATattattgttgttgataagtgaatGGTGTTGTGTATATATAGCTATTTGTGTGGGGTCACAAAAGCCAGTTGTTTAATTAGGCGTGTGTGAAGGTTAATTACTAAAGGGCGAGAATAGTTACTTGGGTCCCATTGGTTTCTTTTTATTGTGACGCGTGGCGCTATCCATTCATCAGTTTTTACTGATTTTAGCTTTCAGTCGTAAGTGTCATCAAATTTGTAAGTGTAAAACACAATTGTTTATTAAGAATTTTGTCTTGAAAAAACAGTAATTAAGGAACAAGTTCTATCCTTGTCAAAAATATTGTGTAACTGGTGGAGAGGTAAGTTTAAAGTAATTAGCGCGTGCTTCTGAAAAAACATTAATAGTGCTAATTGGCGACTGTATATGAAGGAATACATCAAGCGTCACCATCTTAATATATGATTCGAaccttttataaattaaaaaattgtcaacattttataaaaggaaatgtgaTTATTAAAAAAGGgtggtgattctcacacaccaccttttgatccatgtacactttTGTCTCTTAAAATTACAGTTATATCCTTagagagttgaacttatattattattaaacgtataattaagggtaaaataggtaattCGGTGTATATGGACCAAAAactagtgtgtgagaatcatctcccatTAAAAAAGAATGTTAATGCTACATAATTAATATAAGTTAGTTTGATGATATAATTATAGAAAACCATAGTCTTAAGAGCCAGTTAGCAATGTCCAATTAATTACGGAAACAACCTATATAGCTAATACAAATTAAACAAGCTAGTTGGATTAGAAATTAAGTCAAGCTAACTAATAATTACTATAAATAACAAGCTATATATCTATCTCACAGATAGCTAGAAAAGGGTGTTACAAATATAATGTTTCTTCAAAAGTTGAGTATCAGTTATTTAGTACTCATTAATTTAGACATTCTGACGACTGTTGATTGCCATACAACTCGATCAATATCCCAATTGTAATTGTGCTCAAAAAACTGAAAATCATTTAATGTTAAAATATATGCACGGAAGAAATGATCATTGATGTGTGGAAAAATTCTACAATTAGTGAAACTGATTGCAAACGCAATTAATACCCGATCGAGCAGCATAGCTTAAACACGTTTTTACAACAATATTGAGGATAAGCCATCTGTCGAACAACAATATGGAATGCTTCTAATTAAAGATGTGAATTTGAATGTGTTCAGCATCTCACGCCTCTCAAATATAGGAGTGTAAATCTCATGATTTTCATTGATAACAACAAATGTATATATACAACGATTGGTTCCTTTTTTTTTCCGAACGgctataatattattaaaaaaaactagCAAAAAGCTAGAAAAAATACAAGAGAAACAAAATTTACAAGAATTACAGGGAAAGAAGAGGAGATTGCAACCATTGGTTCCAATTACAATTTTTCTTCCGAACTCTAGCAAAGATCCAATTGAAACTTGTCGTTACAATACTATCAATTACATGACATTTCCGAAAGCTCTTGTCGTCAAAGATAACACTGTTTCGCAATCTCCAAATGTTCCAAAGCGTTGCGTAAATAATAATGGAGGTAATGAGCCGTCGATTTTGGGGAATTGGAACACCATCAATCCAAGCCCACAAGTTAGCTAAAGAGGACCATGATGGGAGAGAGATATTCGACCACTGGGAAATTTTCGACCATATTTGTTGACTTGTTGCACAATGAAGAAAGAGATGGTTCTCGTCTTCAAAAGATTCGTCACAAAGGCAGCAGCCCGCTTCTTCAAGAACGATTCCACGTGCAGATAAATTGACCTTTGTCGCCAGTCTAGACAATTTCAGTCGccatacgaaaatatttattttgatgggCACTTGTTTACACCACTTTGTAGCAATAGAAAATCTGGCCAAATCATGATTATCGATGAGTTTACGAACTTTGGAAACCGAGAAAGTACCTCCTTCCCATGTCCAGTAGTCTGATTCAGAAGTAATAGAAATAGAGCTGAAAAGATGATTCAAAGCTTGCAAGTTCTCTACTTCAATTCCGTAACGAGGATCTCTACGCCAAAAGAATAACCATCCATTGTTGTTGTAACGTGAGGCCACTGAGCTGCTGTTGTTTGTGTCTAGAGCAAGTAATCTAGGATAACACGACGCTAACGAGGAGTCATTTATCCATGGGTCATACCAGAATTTCGCATTGGTTCCATTGCCAATTTTTAACAGAAGAAAAGTAGTATCCAAAGAATATTCTGTATGCAACATGTTGATCGATTTGCATATAGAAGCCCATGTCCCTGATGCATTTAAGAAACACGGTAAATCAGTACCTTGACCTTCACCATGTATAGACATGATTAGTAGTGCCCAACTTGAGTTTTTATTCGTTACGAACCTCCAACGCCATTTGTATAAAAGTGCCAAGTTAAGCGAGTTAAGACTTGGAACTCCCAACCCTCCATTGTCTAAAGGGTTTAGAATCAAACGCCAATTAACCCAATGGATCTTGCGCGTATTTTCTTTTTCTCCCCAAAAGAAGCATGATCTCATCGATTCGAGCTTGTTGATAACTTTCTTTGGAGCTCTAAACAACGACATATAATAAGTGCCAACCGAACCAAGCACTGATTTTATAAGAGTAAGTCTTCCACCCGTTGAAATGAGATTAGATTTCCAAGATGCTAGGCGTTTTTTTGCCTTATCTATAATAGGATCCCAACTCACTgcttttgatagtgctccaaatgaacatatatttagtagcaatatcgttccaatatgtaaagtttttaaatgtaatttccttatttttagttgtaatagttaaataaataagtgcgaagacgaaagacgcaaatcgctcgaaaatgaagatttaaagacaaaaacaaagatttgaaagaccaaaacgtccaaaaagctcaaatgtacaagatacaattaaaaaggttcaaattattgatgaggaacgtctaaaaatgacaagagtacaagttacaaaacgcaaagtacaagatattaaattgtacgaaaggacgttcgaaaatccggaaccgggacatgaaccaactttcagcgctcgacgcaacggtgtaaaaattacgagtcaactatgcacaagaataaaatataatatttaaataattcataataagaataatattaaataataaaaagttgttaattgagcatagttcaggggtcgtaaatgaaaaatcaatttctaatttcgctataaaaggatGATTGACGATCGTAGCTAAGGGAGataattttttcgatcttttttttctttctattttttttcttatttttctatatcaaatatcaatatctatatttataattctctatcataatgttaatgtaatcagatataacaataatcttaattttaattttaaattatgataataataagatttatgatagagatcgtttgagtgtgtaagtcgaaattctgtccgtgtaacgctacgctatttttaatcattgtaagttatgttcaacctttttacattaatgtctcgtagctaagtcgttattatgcttatttaaaatgaagtaatcatgatgttgggctaattactaaaattgggtaattgggctttgtaccataattggggtttgaacaaaagaacgacacttgtggaaattgaactatgggctattaatagatggggggtattgtctaattgagtgacaactcattggagtctgtcgaacctatcttcaaattaattaacctaataattaataatgattatggttgtcctatttagtgatgttcatatggaatctgttataatcatttaattaatcaattgggttgggtaattgattattcattctgatcaagtggatgaattaatattcataaactaattaaaacaggggtgaattacatacagtgataactggtgtaattgttgacagaagtgataactgcgtcacagtttaaatccttaatcagttggaatatttgacttcgggtataagggtaatttgacgaggatactcgcactttatatttatgaccgatggactattatggacaaaaaccagataaacgtatcaaataaaccaggacaaaggacaattaacccatggtaataaattaaaatcaacacgtcaaacatcatgattacggaagtttaaataagcataattcttttattatatttctcatcgtatctttatttactgtcattttattactcgcaattttattttctgtcattttatttatcgcaatttattttacgcactttaatttttgtcatttatttttacgcttaaaatcgacaaaccggtcattaaacggtaaaacccccattttataataatactactacttatttatatatatatttttacaaataaacttaataatatagcgttaacttcaccagctccctgtggaacgaaccggacttactaaaaactacactactctacgattaggtacactgcctatagtgttgtagcaaggtttaggtatatcccatccgtaaattaataaaacttgtgtcatattttgtagtattttgtattaaaaataatactatttcgtaccctcccgCTGcactcatcaagtttttggcgccgctgccggggagcgctaaaacgctatatttttaattataataatattgaaataaaatataataatataataatattgaaatagaatataataatataataatattgaattagaatataataataaaaaaattttaaGAATCAAAagtttacgtaaattttaaaaacaaaagtcgtatttattaaatacttcaggggtatattatgtaacttataattaataattgctatcatgtcgctttcatgtgaatagtaaattaattaattaattttcatttactattcatgaatagtaaatgaattaaaaaaaaaaaaaaaaaaaaaaaaaagaaaaaagttttaaaaaaaattataattataaaaaaaaaattattaatttgtaaaaaaaaatcgttttttaaaaaaaaaaaagaaaaaaaaagaaaaaaatcgttttttaaaaaaaaaaaaaaaaaaaaaatttgtaaaaaaaaaaaaaaatcgtttttttttaaaagaaaaaaaaaatcgttttaaaaaaaaaaaattttaaaaaaaaaaatcgtttttttttaaaaatttaaaaaaaaaaaaaaaaacgaaaaaaaaaaaaaaaaaaaaaaaaaaaaaaaaaaaagtaaaaaaaaaaaaaacgtaaaaaaaaaaaaaaaaaaaaaaaaacgtaaaaaaaaaaaaaacgtaaaaaaaaaaaaaaaaaaaaattattaaaaaaatatatatatatttttaaaattttgtctataaaaaaaaaaatgtttttttagttttattacctttagatttttagactatagtcgcaacttttagtattaagtttagttttgccatagttatttttacttctagaatttttaggctttgccgtaaaatcccttaagtgcttattccttagactaagttttaggtgctttagaattttacgacgccgtatttcgcactactttcttatttttatttttcgacgcctatttttcgaccttttatttttcgacatttttcgacgcgcaatctatttctttcttatttctcgccattctagtttttaggacttagaatttttttctacttcttctctaaatttcttaaaattacgaaaatttattttaagtggttaaattgatagacatcaaaattttctggttcgtagtaatagttggatttgtacgtggaccgggttattggagccaaacagtcctcaattatattgagaccaaacgaatcctgcccctctgctgcatcttttggctattcgaaacgtgggcaaaatcagaaaagtctattggttggataacttattataatttttctttcctttttaaaactaataggatattcagtgaatgcaccgagcaagacgttcaccaccttttgtacgttcaccacctgtaactcgatcaagacatcgtttaacaaatatagctgccgttgatttttctttagactcgtcatcaagtcgaccgagtacttcaactcaaatttccgataatccagtttttgaaaccaatatcacaattgagaatccggagaatactcagggacaattccgagaccctgatccattaattattcctccggaaccaccaatcattcaaacagagattgttgaggaagaaaccattaaatcagaaacctctagtgattcagatacaacacttccaatcatgaaaaatctagaacctctaagtatggaagaccgaatgagagttacacgcacgggccaaggtcacgccattattaagccagaagttaatgcgtcagattatgaaatcaaaggacaaattctacacatggtaactaaccaatgccaattcagtggtgcaccgaatgaagatcctaacgaacaccttcgtacgtttaaaagaatttgtacactattcaaaatccgagaagtggaagatgagcagatctatctcatgttgtttccctggactttaaagggagaagccaaagattggttagaatcgttacctgaaggggcgattgacacatgggatgttttaattgaaaaatttcttaaacaattctttccggcatccaaagccgtgagacttcaaggagaaattgttacgttcgcgcaaaatccaaatgaaacattatatgaggcgtggacaagattcggaaggatgttgagaggatgtcctcaacacggattagatacttttcaaatagtacaaatcttctataaaggcgtagacatcgccacacgaaaagacatcgacataaccgctggtggatccattatgaagaaaaccgcaactgaagcttacaaaattattgataacacagcctcccactcgcatgagtggcaccaagaaaaagatatctttcgatcttctaaagcggctagagccgattctagccctgactttgattccgtttccgcaaaaatagatgctttcgaaagacgaatggaaaagatgaataaagatattcacgcaatacgaatcagttgtgagcaatgcggtggaccacacttattgaaagattgtcacattgaaccaacgatggaacaacgagagaatgtttcctatatgaaccaaaggccgggaaataattatcaaaataattatcaaccgccaaggctaaacttaaatcgaaatcaaaacattctttacaatccaaaaggacccgaaaataactggtataaccaacaaggtccgaataaccaaccaactcaaaacaacactttcaatcaacaaagacctagcttgtataaaccaccacaacaacccgaagagaaaaagccaaatctagaagaaatgatggcaaagctgattgaatctcaaacacaattcattacatctcaaacccaaacgaacgagaggtttgatcagtcattaagaactcaacaagcttccattttgaatcttgaaaaacacgtaggtactcttgctagcatgatgagtgagagggaacaaggaaagctaccgagtaatactgaagtaaatcctcggaatgagaatgttaatatggtgtcaacgaattctgaaaaaccagcatcagaagatgggaaggttttagatgagagtaacaatgaagaagttacaccaccaccacccgagtatgtaaagccagtggtggcaccatacaaaccacccatcccgtttccaagaaaaggagttgagtatgagcaagtgataggtaataaagattgtgatacctctggaaagaagaagaagaaaaagaataagaaagtgcaagaaacaaaagccgtaaatataaacccggtgaagacagttccaccaaaacctccacctagggtaggtgatccgggtgaatttattgttccttgtctacttagtgattgtgtcatgtatgatgcactagcagatttaggtgcgagtgtgagtgttatgcctctttccttatataagagattaggtgtaggtaagttaagtccaacggatatgagtgttcgactctttgatcaaaccattaaacacccagttggaattgctgacaacctacccgttcaagtaggcaatttaacctttctagtcgaatttattgtcattgacatagaagaggacccaaacgttc from Rutidosis leptorrhynchoides isolate AG116_Rl617_1_P2 chromosome 9, CSIRO_AGI_Rlap_v1, whole genome shotgun sequence harbors:
- the LOC139869416 gene encoding dehydration-responsive element-binding protein 1E-like — translated: MDIDAVNADSYSSSSYSEPEVKLASENPKKRAGRKKFKETRHPVYRGVRSRDKGKWVCEVRHPTTQSRVWLGTHPTAEMAARAHDVAVLALRGPSSCLNFADSVWRLPVPESNNVTDIQKSAMEAAEMFRDTSEEVVTVIENNENNNNNEEINELPENSAYVDEEELPGFIDSMAEALMVPPPQTVGYGNFMDDVEFCGDMSLWSL
- the LOC139869089 gene encoding uncharacterized protein, with product MSIHGEGQGTDLPCFLNASGTWASICKSINMLHTEYSLDTTFLLLKIGNGTNAKFWYDPWINDSSLASCYPRLLALDTNNSSSVASRYNNNGWLFFWRRDPRYGIEVENLQALNHLFSSISITSESDYWTWEGGTFSVSKVRKLIDNHDLARFSIATKWCKQVPIKINIFVWRLKLSRLATKVNLSARGIVLEEAGCCLCDESFEDENHLFLHCATSQQIWSKISQWSNISLPSWSSLANLWAWIDGVPIPQNRRLITSIIIYATLWNIWRLRNSVIFDDKSFRKCHVIDSIVTTSFNWIFARVRKKNCNWNQWLQSPLLSL